Proteins encoded within one genomic window of Microbacterium soli:
- a CDS encoding PHP domain-containing protein, which yields MIRAARPDIAGPSDLHLHSNHSDGTESPTEVVRQANAHGIRTLALTDHDRTTGWDEAGDAAVALGMTFLPGIELSARHDWRSVHVLGYLFDPDSPELVAETGRIREDRIGRAERIVRSIGRDYDLTWDDVLAQTAPGATVGRPHIADALVARGIVADRTAAFRGILHPRTGYYEPHYAPDPLTAVRLITGAGGVAVIAHPATSGRERMMPVPYLERLIDEGLGGLEIDHRENTTAGKRMLRDIAARHDLIVTGSSDYHGSGKPNLPGENTTSDEMVTRIIDRATGSEPRRP from the coding sequence ATGATCCGTGCAGCGCGCCCCGACATCGCGGGGCCGAGCGATCTGCACCTGCACTCCAACCACTCGGACGGCACCGAGTCGCCGACCGAGGTGGTCCGCCAGGCGAACGCGCACGGCATCCGCACACTCGCACTGACCGACCATGACCGCACGACGGGATGGGACGAGGCCGGGGATGCCGCCGTGGCGCTGGGGATGACGTTCCTGCCCGGTATCGAGTTATCCGCCCGCCACGACTGGCGCAGCGTGCACGTGCTCGGGTACCTGTTCGATCCGGACTCGCCGGAGCTCGTGGCCGAGACCGGCCGCATCCGCGAGGACAGGATCGGGCGCGCGGAGCGGATCGTCCGCAGCATCGGCCGCGACTACGACCTCACCTGGGACGACGTGCTCGCGCAGACCGCGCCGGGCGCCACAGTGGGAAGACCCCACATCGCGGACGCCCTCGTGGCGCGGGGCATCGTCGCGGACCGCACGGCGGCGTTCCGCGGCATCCTGCACCCGCGGACCGGTTACTACGAGCCGCACTACGCCCCGGACCCGCTGACCGCGGTGCGGCTGATCACAGGGGCCGGGGGAGTGGCGGTCATCGCACATCCGGCGACCTCGGGCAGAGAACGGATGATGCCGGTGCCGTACCTCGAGCGGCTCATCGACGAGGGTCTGGGCGGTCTGGAGATCGACCATCGCGAGAACACCACGGCGGGCAAGCGGATGCTGCGGGACATCGCCGCGCGTCATGACCTGATCGTCACGGGATCCAGCGACTATCACGGCTCGGGCAAGCCCAACCTGCCGGGGGAGAACACCACGTCGGACGAGATGGTCACGCGGATCATCGACCGGGCCACGGGTTCGGAGCCGCGGCGGCCGTAG
- a CDS encoding MFS transporter, with translation MPRRGRAAGDASRWSLLLPLALGTVLNPLNSSMISVALVLLALDFDVSTTHVTLVVSSFYLAAAVGQPLMGGLGDRLGPRRVFIAGMTMVVVSGVVGPFSQGFGLLLAARVLQAIGTSTAFPSAVALIRARSRPEDVQSGMSAIAMANSLGAALGPIIGGVAVAVGGWQALFWVNIPLGLAAALAVLFFIAPVGRPTRSGPRPSLLRMLDPLGVLLFACTVLSLLMLMLSIPTGTQWWLVPATAIAAAAFLWRELRAPSPFLDVRMLTRNRPLMGVYVQFAVFNFAYYGAFYGVPQWLEVVRGQTPALVGLFMLPLAAIGAIATPLASRLIRRFGTGRMLILGASLLVAGSAALLLFDDASPLWVVVAALAMLGLPYALCNLALQLRMNGSAPKEAAGIAAGLFQTSRYLGAILSTSMLGLAFAHGIGSAELHGTAVTMAVLGLGLVGLNLRRRSDGASSAD, from the coding sequence GTGCCCCGGAGAGGAAGGGCGGCGGGCGATGCCTCGCGCTGGAGCCTCCTGCTCCCGCTGGCGCTCGGAACGGTGCTCAATCCGCTCAACTCGTCGATGATCTCGGTCGCGCTGGTTCTGCTTGCGCTCGATTTCGACGTGTCCACCACCCACGTCACGCTGGTGGTGTCATCCTTCTACCTCGCGGCGGCGGTCGGCCAGCCGCTGATGGGCGGACTCGGCGATCGGCTGGGGCCGAGACGGGTGTTCATCGCCGGGATGACGATGGTGGTGGTGAGCGGTGTGGTCGGACCCTTCTCGCAGGGATTCGGGCTGCTGCTCGCAGCTCGGGTGCTCCAGGCGATCGGCACGTCCACGGCCTTCCCCTCCGCCGTCGCCCTGATCCGGGCGAGATCCCGACCCGAAGACGTGCAGAGCGGCATGAGCGCGATCGCGATGGCGAACAGCCTGGGTGCCGCGCTCGGACCGATCATCGGCGGCGTCGCCGTCGCCGTCGGCGGTTGGCAGGCGCTGTTCTGGGTGAACATTCCGCTCGGTCTCGCCGCCGCACTCGCGGTGCTGTTCTTCATCGCGCCGGTGGGGAGGCCGACGCGGTCCGGGCCCCGGCCGTCTCTGCTCCGGATGCTCGATCCGCTGGGCGTCCTGCTCTTCGCCTGCACCGTGCTCTCCCTGCTGATGCTCATGCTCTCCATCCCCACAGGCACGCAGTGGTGGCTGGTCCCGGCCACGGCGATCGCGGCTGCGGCGTTCCTCTGGCGCGAGCTCCGGGCACCGTCCCCGTTCCTCGATGTGCGCATGCTCACGCGCAATCGACCGCTGATGGGGGTGTACGTGCAGTTCGCCGTGTTCAACTTCGCGTACTACGGAGCGTTCTACGGCGTCCCGCAGTGGCTCGAGGTGGTACGCGGGCAGACTCCCGCCCTGGTCGGGCTGTTCATGCTGCCGCTCGCCGCGATCGGCGCGATCGCCACGCCGTTGGCGTCCCGCCTCATCCGCAGATTCGGCACCGGGCGGATGCTGATCCTCGGGGCGTCTCTGCTGGTGGCCGGCTCGGCGGCCCTGCTGCTCTTCGACGACGCGAGCCCGCTGTGGGTCGTGGTCGCGGCGCTGGCGATGCTGGGGCTCCCCTATGCGCTGTGCAACCTCGCACTGCAGCTGAGGATGAACGGGAGCGCTCCGAAAGAGGCCGCCGGCATCGCGGCGGGGTTGTTCCAGACGTCACGCTATCTCGGTGCGATCCTGTCCACCAGCATGCTCGGTCTGGCCTTCGCTCACGGCATAGGCAGTGCGGAACTGCACGGCACGGCGGTGACGATGGCCGTGCTCGGACTCGGACTCGTCGGACTGAATCTGCGTCGGCGCTCAGACGGCGCGTCGTCCGCCGACTGA
- a CDS encoding endonuclease/exonuclease/phosphatase family protein: MLRLVGILISVLFAIVTAVLVWPQFFHLEGVFPVAQIIASRALMLGMLLVVAVLALLMMFARPLRGFAASILVIALLGAGATGAVGWLRGVSAGDLPGKTDAALRVLTWNTNGAAVPAERIARVIDEQQADIVALPETSEEVGERIAIRMRDAGRPMWVHHVNIRPEVANGPQAWQTTILISADLGPYSVITSSRDGSSNTGSVPSAVAMPVDGDGPTIVAVHAVAPRREAMAQWRADLSWIADQCPAGDFILAGDFNATLDHMASFGSGGGTMGQCRDAASSTGNGMQGTWPSAAPALLGAPIDHIMASANWRATGSKVLSDAGGSDHRALVVQLDPVG, translated from the coding sequence ATGCTACGTCTGGTCGGAATCCTCATCTCGGTGCTCTTCGCGATCGTCACGGCCGTGCTCGTCTGGCCGCAGTTCTTCCACCTCGAGGGAGTCTTCCCGGTCGCGCAGATCATCGCCTCCCGCGCGCTCATGCTGGGCATGCTCCTCGTCGTCGCCGTCCTCGCGCTGCTGATGATGTTCGCCAGACCGCTGCGGGGCTTCGCCGCCTCCATCCTCGTCATCGCACTGCTGGGAGCGGGCGCGACAGGAGCGGTGGGCTGGCTGCGCGGCGTCAGCGCCGGTGACCTGCCGGGGAAGACGGATGCCGCGCTGCGCGTGCTCACCTGGAACACCAACGGCGCCGCCGTACCCGCCGAGCGGATCGCTCGGGTGATCGACGAGCAGCAGGCCGACATCGTCGCGCTGCCGGAGACCTCGGAGGAGGTCGGCGAGCGGATCGCGATCCGGATGCGGGATGCCGGGCGGCCCATGTGGGTGCACCACGTCAACATCCGCCCGGAGGTCGCCAACGGCCCGCAGGCGTGGCAGACCACGATCCTCATCTCCGCCGATCTCGGTCCGTACTCGGTGATCACCTCCTCCCGGGACGGCTCCAGCAACACCGGATCCGTGCCCAGCGCCGTGGCGATGCCGGTCGACGGCGACGGCCCGACGATCGTCGCCGTACACGCCGTCGCACCGCGCCGGGAGGCGATGGCGCAGTGGCGGGCCGACCTGTCGTGGATCGCGGACCAGTGCCCCGCCGGGGATTTCATCCTCGCCGGCGACTTCAACGCGACCCTCGACCACATGGCCTCGTTCGGCAGCGGCGGCGGCACGATGGGACAGTGCCGGGATGCTGCCAGCAGCACGGGCAACGGGATGCAGGGCACGTGGCCCTCGGCCGCCCCCGCTCTGCTGGGCGCGCCCATCGACCACATCATGGCCAGTGCGAACTGGCGCGCCACGGGTTCGAAGGTGCTGTCGGACGCGGGCGGGAGCGATCACCGCGCACTCGTCGTCCAGCTGGACCCTGTCGGCTGA